Proteins co-encoded in one Papaver somniferum cultivar HN1 chromosome 5, ASM357369v1, whole genome shotgun sequence genomic window:
- the LOC113284651 gene encoding 60S ribosomal protein L5-like yields the protein MVFIKAQKPRAYFKRFQVKFKRRREGKTDYRARIRLINQDKNKYNTPKYRFVVRFTNKDIIAQIISATITGDLVMCAAYAHELPRYGLEVGLTNYAAAYCTGLLLARRVLKKLEMDAEYEGNVEATGEDYSVEPGESRRPFRALLDVGLLRTTTGNRIFGALKGALDGGLDIPHSDKRFAGFQKGEGKKDAALDPEIHRKYIFGGHVGTYMRTLMEDEPEKFQTHFSEYAKRNIDADGLEALYKKVHAAIRADPTAKKTEKAAPKAHKRYNLKKLTYDERKNKLIERLNALNSAAGADEDEDEDDE from the exons ATG GTTTTCATCAAAGCACAGAAACCCAGGGCTTACTTCAAGAGGTTTCAAGTCAAATTCAAGCGAAGGAGAG AGGGAAAGACTGATTACAGAGCCAGAATCCGTCTTATTAACCAGGACAAGAACAAGTACAACACTCCTAAGTACCGTTTTGTTGTTCGTTTCACCAACAAGGACATTATTGCCCAGATTATATCTGCTACCATCACTGGAGATTTGGTAATGTGTGCAGCTTATGCCCATGAGTTGCCCCGATATGGTCTTGAAGTTGGTCTCACCAACTATGCTGCAG CTTACTGTACTGGCCTTCTATTGGCTCGTCGTGTGTTGAAAAAACTGGAGATGGATGCAGAGTATGAAGGCAATGTTGAG GCAACCGGTGAAGACTACTCTGTTGAGCCCGGTGAAAGCCGACGGCCTTTCCGTGCTCTTCTTGATGTTGGTCTTCTACGAACAACTACTGGAAACCGTATCTTTGGTGCACTCAAG GGAGCTTTGGATGGTGGTCTTGACATTCCTCACAGTGACAAAAGGTTTGCTGGTTTCCAGAAgggtgaaggaaaaaaagatgCTGCATTGGACCCTGAGATCCACAGAAAGTACATCTTTGGTGGGCATGTTGGTACATACATGAGG ACCCTAATGGAGGATGAGCCTGAAAAGTTCCAAACTCATTTCTCTGAGTATGCCAAGAGAAACATTGATGCGGATGGTCTTGAAGCTCTTTACAAGAAGGTGCATGCAGCTATCAGAGCTGATCCTACTGCAAAGAAAACTGAGAAGGCAGCTCCCAAGGCCCACAAGAG GTATAACTTGAAGAAATTGACATACGATGAGAGGAAGAACAAGTTGATCGAGAGATTGAATGCCCTCAACTCAGCAGCAGGGGcagatgaggatgaggatgaggatgatgagtgA